The region GCACGGCGGCGGCGAGCACACCCGCGAAGCCCCCGCCGAGGACGACCGCCCGGCTCATCGGCGGAGAGCCGGGGGGCGCGGCACGACGATGCCGGTCCGGACGCGCGCTCCTCCAGCAGGCTCCCGTACGGTCGCATCTGCGCTGGTCGCGTCCGAACCGGTCGCGTCCGAACCGGTCACGTGACGGCCTTCTCGGCCTTCTCGGACGGGACCTCCTCGATCAGGCCCTGCTCGATCATCGCGCCGATGAAGTCGCGCACGTCCGCCACGATCTGTTTGCTCATCGCGGAGTTGCTGCCGGCGAACTCGCGGGACAGCTTGAACATGACCGGCTCACGTTCGCCGTCGCTCGCCACGAGCTTCCATATCCTGGAGCCCGTGTCGTTCAGGCTGTGGAAGTCGCCCGTCTCGGTGTGGTAAAGCGAGACGCCCTCCCCGGTCTCCTGCCAGATCACGGCTTCGCTGATCCGGAGCGACACACTGACCTCCTCTATACCGGCGTGATGGGAAGCAGCTCGCCGACCCTGATGGAGGGCGAGGGGCGGACATAGGTCTTCCAGTCGTCGAAGACGGGGTGGACGTCGCCGTTGACGACCAGGCGGGGCGTCGTCATCTCGCGGTCCTTGGTGGCGAGCTCCGACCGGTCGACACCGGCTTCGAGCCACAGCTGCGTGGCGACGCCGTGCCGCAGGATCCGGCACTGGTGGCGGCTGTTGCGCTTCAGGTCCTTCGACTCGGACATGTGCGAGGCCCGGCACCCGCCGCCGCAGGACGCCTTGATGTAGCACTTGGCGCAGTCGGCGTGGTAGTCGCCGCCGAGCACGGTGCTGGTGCGCATCCCGCGCAGGAGCGGCCCGCCGAAGATCTCCGCCAGCGACTGCCTCCGTACGTTGCCCGCGTGGTGCGCCTGCCCGGTGACCAGCTTGCACGGATACACGTCGCCCAGCGAGTTGATGTAGATCTCGTTGCCGCCCATCCCGCAGTTGGCCTTCACCGAGCACGGCGTGACCGGCCGCGGGCCGTCCGGCAGCAGCTTCCCGGCCGCCGGGGACGTCCAGGTGAGCCGCTGGATCCGCATGTGGTCGTCCCAGCCGAAGTCGTACTCATCGCTCTCGCCCCGGCCCAGTTCGTTGTGGTACATCAGCCGGATGCTGTGCACCTCGAGCCCTTCGGCGAACGTCGCGAAGTCCTCGAGCTCGTCGACGTTGTCCGACGTGACGATGTGGTTGATCCGCGGCACCACGCCGGCCTCGTTGAGCAGCTGGAGGGCGCGGTGGGTCCGGGCGAAGGAGCCGGCGCCGCGGGTGCGGTCGTGGGTCTCGGCCGTGCCGCCGTCGACGCTCACCGTGACCATCCCGAACAGTTCGGCGAACCGTTTGGCCTGCGCCGGCTTCCGGATCATCGTGGCGTTGGTGATGATGTTCGACGTCAGCCCGCTCTCGTTGGCGTGTTCCACGATCTGGAACAGGTCCTTGCGGAGCATCGGCTCGCCGCCGGTGAAGATCATGGTACTCGCGCCGAACGCGGCGACCTGGGAGACCAGGTCGAGCGACTCGGCGGTGGTGAGCTCACCGGGGAGGCACTTCTCCGAGGAGGCGTAGCAGTACGGGCAGCGCAGGTTGCAGCCGTCGGTGATCGCGTAATACACCTGGCGGAGAGAGGGCTCCTTGAAGGTGAGCCCCGGGCGGTTCCCGTTGTAGTAGACGATGTAGTTCAGGATGAGCTTGGCGAGCGTCCGATCGATCTCGTCGGACTCGCCGGGCTCTGTCTCGTCGAGGCGGGCCTGCTCCCCGCCCGCCCCGGGACGGGCCAGGGCCGCCAGGACGGCGAACTCGCGCGCGTCGAGGACGCACCGGCCACCCACCTGCGGGTTGACGACCAGATACTCATCGTCGTGCACGAAGTAGGTCAGGTCAGCCGGTACTTCGATCAACGAGCGGTTCCGGGCGAGCTTCCCAGACATCATTCCCCTTACGCTCCCAGCCGCAGGTGCGGCCCCAGACGTCTGTGGGCGACGCGGCCGGAGCCGCACCCGCGAACTGCCCGGACTACTCCGCCGCGCCGGATCCGGAGCCCGACCAGGCTCCGCACAGGCACTTGGCCTCGACCGGCACGGTGTGGGCCTCCACCTCGGGCCGGGACCACTCGCCGCCCGCGCCGGCGTGCGCCAGCACACCGGGCAGCGCGTTGGGGAGCTTGTCCTTGAGCGAGATGAGCAGGTCGACTTCCTCCCTGGTCAAGGTGGCGAACGCCGCCTCGACTTCGGCGGCCAGGGGGCTGTTGAGGACGCCCGCTTCACGCAGAGCTTCCCTCGGATCGAAGGCCATGCCTTCACCTCTCTGTCTGACGGGAAAATGCGGTGTGAATCGAGTATGCGCAGGTGAGAAGGGGGCGAGAAACCCCACAAACGTGGGGCTAGCCGCTGCTCGCCCGCCGGGTGACGGCCGGGAGGCGCGGCCCGGCCGACCCGCGCGATCCACCGGCGGCCCGCCTGTGGACAACGTCTTCGGAGCGGCCGGGACGCTGTCAGAATCGTGACCTCCGTGAGCCCCCGGAGGGGGGAAGGCCGAGGCAGGAGGACACATGGGCAGGGCGGGCCGGGAATGGGGCAGGGCCGGGGGGAACGAGCGCGGGAGCCGGCGGCAGGGGCCGCCCGGCGGGGCGCGGGCCTTCCCGCCGGGGCGGGCGGAGCCGTCGCCGGAGGAGATGGTGGCCGAGCTGCTGTCGGCCGCGGTGGCCGCGCGACTGCACGCGGACGCGCCGCAGTTTCCGCGGCTCGTGGAGACGCTGACCGGCGACCCGGGCCTGCGGCCCGTCGTCGACCGCGCGCTGCTGGGCATGCTCGGCGATCACCTGACACGTGCCTGGCGCAACGGGTGGATGCCGGCCGACGTGATCCGGCTCGTGGGGCGGCGGTTCGGGGCGCGGCACGTGTGCCTGGCCACCGACGCCGTCGCGGCCGAGATGCGGGCCTACGCCCCGGCGACCGTGGACGAGCGCTGGCAGGACCAGCTGACCGCCCTGGACGCCACCGTCTGGTGGGGGAGAGACGAGGAGTACCTGCGCGAGGACGGCGACCGGGCGGGGATGGTCGCCCGGGCGCTGGAGGTGATCATCCTGCTGGCGACGCTGCAGCCGCTGGAACGGCTGTGCCCGCCGCCCGGTTCGGCCCGCCGTACGGCCCGGGCGGCCGGGCGGGTGGACGAGCGGATGCTGACGCGGGTGCGGGCGCTGCTGGCCAAGGCCGAGTCGACGGAGTTCGAGGCCGAGGCCGAGACGTTCACCGCCGCCGCCCAGTCGCTGATGGCCCGGTACAGCATCGACGCCGCGCTGCTGGCCGCCGGAGCGGGGAACCGTACGGACGACGAACCGCACGGGCGGCGCCTGGGCATCGACGCGCCCTACGAGGAGCCCAAGGCGGTGCTGCTGGACGTCATCGCCTCGGCCAACCACTGCCGCTCGATCTGGACCCGCCACCTCGGGTTCGCCACCGTGCTGGGGTTCCCGGCCGACCTGGCGGCGGTGGAGGTGCTGTTCACCTCCCTGCTGGTGCAGGCCACCACCGCGATTCGGCAGGCCGGCGCACGCCGGGACGGCGCCGGCCGGTCCCGCACGCGGTCGTTCCGGCAGTCGTTCCTCGCCGCCTACGCCTATCGGATCGGGGAACGGCTGCACGAGGCGGCGGGGGAGGCGGTCCGGCAGGCGACGGCCGAGACCGGCCGAGACCTGCTGCCGGTGCTGGCGGCCAGGGACCAGGTGGTCGACGCGGCGGTGGAGAAGATGTTCCCCGGGCTCAGCATGGTCAGGACGGGCTCGGTCAGCAACCGCGAGGGCTGGATCTCCGGCCGCGCCGCCGCCGACCAGGCCGTGCTGGACGTCCATCCGAAGATCCATTCCAGACGCTCGTGAACGGGCTCGCCGAACGGAGACCGCTGACTCGACGGGCCGCCTCGCAGCACTGATTTTTGTTAAGGTTTCGCCTGGATCGACGCTGGACCGGGGCTGGGGGGAATCGTCGTGGCAGGTCCGTTCGACGCGCCGCCGCAGCCCGATGGGCTCACCACGACCGCCGAGTTCGTCGCCGCCCTGGGCAGTCTGCGCCAGTGGTCGGGCCGGACCTTCCGTCAGCTCACGGCCGCCGCCAAGGCGAACGGCGACGTGCTGCCCGCCAGCACCATCGCCGGCGCCCTGGGGCGGGTGACCCTCCCGAGGGAGGAGTTCGTGGCCGCGTTCGTACGGGCGTGCGGGCTCGACGAGGCGGAGTCGGCTCGATGGGTGGCGGCGAGGAAACGCCTGGCCGCCGAGATGCCGCTCTCGTCCGTCGCACCCGGCGACCCCGGCGGCCGGGTTCATCCGCCCGGGGGCCCGGCGCGACGAGGGCCACAGTGGCCGGCCCTGGTGGGAGTCGGAGCGGGTGTCCTCCTGGTGCTCCTCGCGGTGGTCTCAATCCTGCCGTCGCTCTACGAGCCCCGGGCCGGCGTCGAGACCCCGGAGCCCTCACCGTCCCGCGCCGCCGCGACCGTCCTCAGCGACCGCGTGCCGTCCGACGGGTGGTATCACATGGTTCCAGCGCACGTCGCGGAGGGCGACCTGTGCATCGGGGAGGGACGCGAGCGCAGCGGAAGGACGGATCGCCTTCTGGCCGTGCAGCGTCCCTGCGCGGGCCTGGTTCCGGACACCTATCTGCGGGCGGTCGGCGACCGTACGCAGATCGAGTGGCATCATCCCGTAGAGGGCGTCGGCTGCCTCACCGTGGACGGGGCGCTGAAGGCTCCCGGTGCGCTGATCGCGCCCGATGACTGCACGGGGGCGCCTCATCAGCAGTTCCTGCTGAAGCCCGCCGGATCGGGATTCGTCGTGCATCCCCTGCACAGCGGCCTGTGCGTCGGCACGCTGTACGGCGAGTCCGACATGCGGGCGGGGGCGGAGATCGCCCAGAAGTCCTGCACGGGACGGCGCGACCAGGTCTTCCTCTTCCGCCCGGCGCCCGCGCCGACCTGGACGCCACGCTGACCCGGCGGCGGGCGGTGACCTTCATCCGCGACGTGTCCGAGTCGATATGCGAGCGTCACGATCCGAGGAACACCTCGTCGAGATGCCATTCCAGAGCCTCCCGATCCGGCCGGTCCCGCGGCCGGTCCGGGACGTTGATCCCCTGCCCGGCCCGGCGATAGAACTCCTCCCCGTTCCCGAACTCCTCGCGCAGCCGAGGGCTGACCAGCAGTCTGTGCCTGGGATCGACCGCCAGATAGCCGCGGTCGAACAACGTGTGGACGTCCGACCGGAGCAGAAGCCCGTTGTCCAGCCGATGCTCGCCGCCGACGGTGACGGGACGGATGTGCGCCGCCTGCAGGACCGGCCTGATCCGGTCGCCGGTGATCGCGCAGCGTCGTTCGTACGCGTGCAGGACCACCGCTTGGAACGCCTGCTGGCCGAGCCTGCGCGGAGCGAGCCGCGGGTCGCCGTATACGGGCCCGTCGCGGTGCCACGGCTCGGACAGGTCCGCGTCTCCGCCGATCCCGGCGCGGTGCAGCAGGTCGTGGAAATAGCCGGCGGCCGGATGGGCGGCGAGATCGTAGCTCTTGCCCTGCACGATGTTGGACGCGAAGTC is a window of Microbispora sp. NBC_01189 DNA encoding:
- a CDS encoding PqqD family protein yields the protein MSLRISEAVIWQETGEGVSLYHTETGDFHSLNDTGSRIWKLVASDGEREPVMFKLSREFAGSNSAMSKQIVADVRDFIGAMIEQGLIEEVPSEKAEKAVT
- the stsB gene encoding StsB family radical SAM/SPASM domain sactipeptide maturase, translated to MMSGKLARNRSLIEVPADLTYFVHDDEYLVVNPQVGGRCVLDAREFAVLAALARPGAGGEQARLDETEPGESDEIDRTLAKLILNYIVYYNGNRPGLTFKEPSLRQVYYAITDGCNLRCPYCYASSEKCLPGELTTAESLDLVSQVAAFGASTMIFTGGEPMLRKDLFQIVEHANESGLTSNIITNATMIRKPAQAKRFAELFGMVTVSVDGGTAETHDRTRGAGSFARTHRALQLLNEAGVVPRINHIVTSDNVDELEDFATFAEGLEVHSIRLMYHNELGRGESDEYDFGWDDHMRIQRLTWTSPAAGKLLPDGPRPVTPCSVKANCGMGGNEIYINSLGDVYPCKLVTGQAHHAGNVRRQSLAEIFGGPLLRGMRTSTVLGGDYHADCAKCYIKASCGGGCRASHMSESKDLKRNSRHQCRILRHGVATQLWLEAGVDRSELATKDREMTTPRLVVNGDVHPVFDDWKTYVRPSPSIRVGELLPITPV
- a CDS encoding StsA-related sactipeptide RiPP → MAFDPREALREAGVLNSPLAAEVEAAFATLTREEVDLLISLKDKLPNALPGVLAHAGAGGEWSRPEVEAHTVPVEAKCLCGAWSGSGSGAAE
- a CDS encoding DUF2786 domain-containing protein, translated to MGRAGREWGRAGGNERGSRRQGPPGGARAFPPGRAEPSPEEMVAELLSAAVAARLHADAPQFPRLVETLTGDPGLRPVVDRALLGMLGDHLTRAWRNGWMPADVIRLVGRRFGARHVCLATDAVAAEMRAYAPATVDERWQDQLTALDATVWWGRDEEYLREDGDRAGMVARALEVIILLATLQPLERLCPPPGSARRTARAAGRVDERMLTRVRALLAKAESTEFEAEAETFTAAAQSLMARYSIDAALLAAGAGNRTDDEPHGRRLGIDAPYEEPKAVLLDVIASANHCRSIWTRHLGFATVLGFPADLAAVEVLFTSLLVQATTAIRQAGARRDGAGRSRTRSFRQSFLAAYAYRIGERLHEAAGEAVRQATAETGRDLLPVLAARDQVVDAAVEKMFPGLSMVRTGSVSNREGWISGRAAADQAVLDVHPKIHSRRS
- a CDS encoding HNH endonuclease, encoding MTFVKAYVGVTDAGWYRFLAGRPDLGEVNFWRPSGGREFRAIDHGEPFFFKTHHPHNRVVGGGFFSGFAPLRVSEAWEFFGEGNGAPSLTELRRQVGGYRSRGMAPGEDPVIGCVIIRDVFFYPDARVAGPPPDFASNIVQGKSYDLAAHPAAGYFHDLLHRAGIGGDADLSEPWHRDGPVYGDPRLAPRRLGQQAFQAVVLHAYERRCAITGDRIRPVLQAAHIRPVTVGGEHRLDNGLLLRSDVHTLFDRGYLAVDPRHRLLVSPRLREEFGNGEEFYRRAGQGINVPDRPRDRPDREALEWHLDEVFLGS